From Saccopteryx leptura isolate mSacLep1 chromosome 3, mSacLep1_pri_phased_curated, whole genome shotgun sequence, one genomic window encodes:
- the LOC136400380 gene encoding testis expressed protein 56-like isoform X2 — protein sequence MHMLVIMGTAKNNTVVLKLPLPGKCVTPKNYSHPEVLRHTFETLSNLHKLLTNRLMEVLYSYKSEQYKQKHSLVEDEISEPSGLERILARHQFPKEINLTPKPSHVPLWKRKAINNASPGWKKCHLNKNIKGPPMSTVVVRWVKKNMQPNEDLQSIIQRLSVFGPIKSVNLCGRQTAIMVFENMTSACKAVNAFQSRTPGTMLHCSWQQGFMLEDVRLPVIK from the exons TGGTCATCATGGGAACAGCCAAAAACAATACAGTTGTGTTGAAACTTCCACTTCCTGGCAAATGTGTAACACCTAAAAACTACAGCCATCCTGAAGTTCTGCGTCACACCTTTGAGACTCTATCTAACCTTCACAAGCTGCTTACAAATCGTCTGATGGAGGTGCTTTATTCCTACAAGAGTGAACAATACAAACAAAAGCATTCGTTGGTAGAAG ATGAGATTTCTGAACCCTCTGGTTTAGAAAGAATCTTAGCAAGACATCAGTTTCCAAAAGAGATTAATCTGACCCCAAAGCCAAGCCATGTGCCCCTGTGGAAAAGAAAAGCCATCAACAATGCAAGTCCTGGGTGGAAGAAATGCCACttgaacaaaaacataaaaggtcCTCCAATGTCAACTGTAGTTGTCAG ATGGGTAAAAAAGAATATGCAGCCCAATGAAGACCTTCAGTCAATAATCCAGAGGCTGTCCGTGTTTGGGCCAATTAAGTCAGTCAACCTTTGTGGACGGCAGACTGCTATCATGGTGTTTGAGAACATGACTTCAGCTTGTAAGGCTGTGAATGCTTTTCAAAGCAGGACTCCTGGCACAATGTTGCATTGTTCCTGGCAACAAGGATTCATGTTGGAAGATGTAAGACTCCCTGTTATCAAATAg